A window of Methylomagnum ishizawai contains these coding sequences:
- the amoC gene encoding bacterial ammonia monooxygenase, subunit AmoC yields the protein MAINTHDHPVATVATAHQPPWYLRDVYTYLGAFGVLTTIYMGLRVYQGAFAVTTGLDSTLPEYETYWMRLFYLELAAITATMAGIWGYLWTTRDRNLDTLEPKEEIRRYFTLTMWISVYTFAVYWAGSYFAEQDNSWHQVVLRDTPFTANHIVEFYFNFPLYIILGGSAWLYARTRLPLYAREISLPLTLAVFGPFMIFVSVGFNEWGHTFWFREEFFAAPIHWGFVVGVWFALGVGGILLQQVARITELLDRIEDAP from the coding sequence ATGGCTATCAACACGCACGATCATCCCGTGGCCACCGTGGCCACAGCGCATCAGCCCCCTTGGTATCTCAGGGATGTCTACACATACCTGGGCGCATTCGGTGTCCTGACGACGATCTACATGGGCCTCAGGGTCTACCAAGGTGCCTTTGCCGTGACCACGGGTCTCGATTCCACCCTGCCCGAGTACGAGACCTATTGGATGCGGCTGTTCTACTTGGAACTGGCCGCGATCACCGCCACGATGGCCGGTATCTGGGGCTATCTGTGGACTACCCGCGACCGCAACCTGGACACGCTGGAACCCAAGGAGGAAATCCGCCGCTATTTCACCCTGACCATGTGGATCAGCGTCTACACCTTCGCCGTGTATTGGGCCGGTAGCTATTTCGCCGAGCAGGACAATTCCTGGCATCAGGTGGTGCTGCGGGATACGCCCTTCACCGCCAATCACATCGTCGAGTTCTACTTCAATTTCCCGCTCTACATCATCCTCGGCGGTTCGGCCTGGCTCTACGCCCGCACCCGGTTGCCCCTGTACGCGCGGGAAATTTCGCTGCCGCTGACCTTGGCGGTATTCGGTCCCTTCATGATCTTCGTCAGCGTCGGCTTCAACGAATGGGGCCACACCTTCTGGTTCCGCGAGGAGTTCTTCGCCGCACCGATCCATTGGGGCTTCGTGGTCGGGGTGTGGTTCGCCCTGGGCGTGGGCGGCATCTTGTTGCAGCAGGTGGCCCGCATCACCGAACTGCTGGACCGGATCGAGGATGCGCCGTAA
- the amoB gene encoding bacterial ammonia monooxygenase, subunit AmoB codes for MMLKTLMRRWIVPALALVGLAAGSPTVSAHGEKALEPFIRTRTIQFYDVAWSKPEMQVNDEVAVTGRFHVADDWPVGVPKPEAAFLNMSSPGPVFIRTERTLNGQPWLNSVSLKPGGDYEFKVMLKARLPGRYHIHPFMNLRDAGPVQGPGQWIEVGGDAAAFDNRVTALNGATIDMESYGLANGVFWHALWIAAGLAWLLWWVRRPLFLPRHKMLLAGREEALITPLDKTLAKAILVAVPVVVLGANAMAQSRYPDTIPLQAALDRIDPLPPEVNNGDVRVRLERVEYRVSDRAMVLIARIDNHTGKPIRVGEFTTANLRFLDPLVAGPLPAGPDGLVASEGLRIDDPAPIAPGETRQVRITATDSGWETEKLDGLIRDADSRLGGLLFFFDADGRRSIASVSAAVIPSFN; via the coding sequence ATGATGCTCAAGACACTGATGCGGCGCTGGATCGTTCCGGCATTGGCCCTGGTGGGCTTGGCGGCGGGGTCGCCGACCGTCTCCGCCCATGGCGAGAAGGCGCTGGAGCCTTTCATCCGCACCCGCACCATCCAGTTCTACGATGTGGCCTGGTCGAAGCCGGAAATGCAGGTCAACGACGAAGTGGCTGTGACCGGGCGCTTCCATGTGGCCGACGATTGGCCGGTCGGCGTGCCCAAGCCGGAAGCCGCCTTCCTCAATATGTCCTCACCCGGCCCGGTGTTCATCCGCACCGAACGCACCCTGAACGGCCAGCCCTGGCTCAATTCGGTATCGCTCAAGCCCGGCGGCGACTACGAATTCAAGGTCATGCTCAAGGCGCGGTTGCCGGGGCGCTACCACATCCATCCATTTATGAACCTGAGGGATGCGGGGCCGGTACAGGGTCCGGGGCAATGGATCGAGGTGGGTGGTGACGCCGCCGCTTTCGATAACCGGGTGACGGCCCTGAATGGCGCAACCATCGACATGGAGAGCTATGGACTCGCCAACGGCGTGTTCTGGCATGCGCTATGGATCGCCGCCGGGCTGGCCTGGCTGCTGTGGTGGGTGCGCCGGCCCTTGTTCCTGCCCCGCCACAAAATGCTGTTGGCGGGCCGGGAGGAAGCCTTGATCACGCCCTTGGACAAGACCCTCGCCAAGGCGATCCTGGTGGCGGTGCCGGTGGTGGTGCTGGGGGCCAATGCCATGGCGCAGAGCCGCTATCCCGATACGATCCCCTTGCAGGCCGCCTTGGACCGCATCGACCCCTTGCCGCCCGAGGTCAACAACGGCGATGTCCGGGTCAGGCTGGAGCGGGTGGAATACCGGGTGTCCGACCGGGCCATGGTGTTGATCGCGCGCATCGACAACCACACCGGGAAGCCGATCCGGGTCGGCGAGTTCACCACCGCCAATCTGCGTTTCCTCGATCCCCTGGTGGCCGGGCCGCTGCCAGCCGGCCCCGATGGCTTGGTGGCTTCGGAAGGTTTGCGGATCGACGACCCCGCGCCCATAGCGCCCGGCGAAACCCGCCAGGTGCGCATCACCGCCACCGACTCCGGTTGGGAAACCGAGAAGCTCGACGGCTTGATCCGCGATGCCGACAGCCGCCTCGGTGGCCTGCTGTTCTTCTTCGACGCGGACGGCCGGCGTAGCATCGCCAGCGTCTCGGCGGCGGTGATCCCGAGCTTCAATTGA
- the amoA gene encoding bacterial ammonia monooxygenase, subunit AmoA: MAAHLLDLPPQPYTGEKARLSRAYDYLILVLALFLFIGAFHLHVALTVGDWDFWQDWKDRQWWPLITPLMMITFPAAVQAVMWERFRLPLGATLCISALLIGTWVARIFAYHYWNYFPINMVLPATLLPSALVLDAILMLTNSLTFTAIFGASAFALLFYPSNWPMFAMFHVPVELGHAQLTVADLFGFQYIRAGMPEYLRIIERGTLRTYGQYAAPLAAFCSALLCSLMYVIWWHLGKWFATVRFLKKI; this comes from the coding sequence ATGGCAGCCCATCTGCTCGATCTTCCGCCCCAGCCTTATACCGGGGAGAAAGCGCGGCTCAGCCGCGCCTACGATTACCTCATCCTGGTGCTGGCCCTGTTCCTGTTTATCGGCGCTTTCCATCTGCATGTCGCCCTGACCGTGGGCGATTGGGACTTCTGGCAGGATTGGAAGGACCGCCAATGGTGGCCGCTGATCACGCCGCTGATGATGATTACCTTCCCGGCAGCGGTGCAAGCCGTGATGTGGGAGCGTTTCCGGCTACCGCTGGGCGCGACCCTGTGCATCTCGGCGCTGCTGATCGGCACCTGGGTGGCGCGGATTTTCGCCTATCACTACTGGAACTATTTCCCCATCAATATGGTGCTGCCCGCGACCCTGCTGCCCAGCGCCCTGGTGTTGGACGCGATCCTGATGCTGACCAACAGCCTGACCTTCACCGCGATTTTCGGCGCTTCCGCCTTCGCGCTGCTGTTCTATCCCAGTAACTGGCCGATGTTCGCCATGTTCCATGTGCCGGTGGAACTCGGCCATGCCCAACTCACGGTCGCCGATTTGTTCGGCTTCCAATACATCCGCGCCGGGATGCCGGAATACCTGCGCATCATCGAGCGCGGCACCTTGCGCACCTACGGCCAATACGCCGCGCCCTTGGCGGCGTTCTGTTCGGCCTTGCTGTGTTCGCTGATGTACGTGATCTGGTGGCACCTCGGCAAGTGGTTCGCCACCGTGCGTTTCTTGAAAAAAATCTGA
- a CDS encoding LysR family transcriptional regulator produces the protein MSDLRQFDLNLLVAFEVLMRELNVSRAAEKMFVTQSTMSHILQRLRQQLDDPVLVRTHTGMKPTERALALVEPVRAILRDVERVIQVPERFDPGSSQRRFVIAATDYMEFLLLPPLIERIGLLAPGVDIHVKRTEAAFPAEDLENGDLDVVLGFSAILKPPTQCQVEKLFEDRMACVVRADHPAVGEQLGLEQYVALPHLLISRTGTKAGIIDEWLAERSLERRIALTVPHFLSAPLIVARTDLVLSLPLRIAERVAALVPLRILSVPIELPAYDLAMIYHPVREKEPAHLWLRERIAEVSRLLGG, from the coding sequence ATGTCCGATCTACGTCAATTCGACTTGAACCTGCTGGTGGCCTTCGAGGTGCTGATGCGGGAACTGAACGTCTCCCGCGCGGCGGAGAAGATGTTCGTGACCCAATCGACCATGAGTCACATCCTGCAACGGCTGCGGCAGCAACTGGACGATCCGGTCCTGGTGCGGACCCATACCGGCATGAAACCCACCGAGCGGGCCTTGGCCCTGGTCGAGCCGGTGCGGGCGATCCTCCGGGATGTGGAGCGGGTCATCCAAGTGCCCGAGCGCTTCGATCCCGGCAGCAGCCAGCGGCGTTTCGTCATCGCCGCCACCGACTACATGGAATTCCTGCTCCTGCCGCCGCTGATCGAGCGCATCGGCCTCCTGGCGCCGGGTGTGGATATCCACGTCAAGCGCACGGAAGCCGCCTTCCCGGCGGAAGACTTGGAAAACGGCGATTTGGATGTGGTGCTGGGGTTTTCGGCCATCCTCAAACCGCCCACCCAGTGCCAGGTGGAGAAGCTATTCGAGGACCGGATGGCCTGCGTGGTCCGGGCGGACCATCCGGCGGTGGGGGAACAACTCGGGCTGGAGCAATACGTCGCCCTGCCGCATCTGCTGATTTCCCGCACCGGCACCAAGGCGGGCATCATCGACGAATGGCTGGCCGAGCGGAGCTTGGAACGGCGGATCGCCTTGACCGTGCCGCATTTCCTGTCCGCCCCGCTGATCGTCGCCCGGACCGACTTGGTGCTGTCCCTGCCGCTACGCATCGCCGAGCGCGTGGCGGCACTGGTGCCGCTGCGAATCCTGTCGGTACCCATCGAACTGCCGGCCTACGATTTGGCGATGATTTACCACCCGGTGCGCGAAAAAGAACCGGCCCACCTCTGGCTACGGGAGCGGATCGCCGAGGTGAGCCGGTTGTTAGGGGGGTAA
- a CDS encoding major royal jelly family protein: MPSFKQSILHAALAMALAMSVQASAEPSTYDIVARLNQGPGNVTVTETGRVIMSQHQFYEPAYSVVELKGTDAIVPFPNAALNDRTGMPGLKLDSVLGLRAAPDGVVWMLDNGMRSGVTPKLVGWDTQADRLHRVIYLPPPVTPKDQFVNDFAVDPVHRRIFISDPAGGADAALIVVDVETGAARRVLQGHPSVVPENVDLVIDGKPLQVKDAQGHWVRPHIGVNPITEDLQNEWVYFGPMHGHGLYRIKAADLADDQLPPETLSQRVERYADKPISDGISIDRDGNIYLGELAENAIGVITPDRKYRRLSQCPNLSWVDSFSFGPQGWLYAVVNKLHQSAPLNGGENLSKPPYFLIQTKPLAFGQAGR; encoded by the coding sequence ATGCCTAGCTTCAAACAATCCATCCTCCATGCCGCCTTGGCAATGGCCCTGGCTATGTCCGTCCAGGCCTCCGCCGAGCCCTCGACCTACGATATCGTGGCACGGCTCAACCAAGGACCCGGCAACGTCACCGTGACCGAGACGGGCCGGGTCATCATGAGCCAGCATCAGTTTTACGAACCCGCCTATTCGGTGGTCGAACTCAAGGGTACCGATGCCATCGTGCCCTTTCCCAATGCGGCCCTGAACGACCGGACCGGAATGCCGGGCCTGAAGCTCGATTCGGTGCTGGGCCTCCGCGCCGCGCCGGATGGCGTCGTGTGGATGCTGGACAATGGGATGCGCAGCGGTGTCACGCCCAAACTGGTGGGCTGGGATACCCAGGCGGATCGCTTGCATCGGGTCATTTACCTGCCGCCGCCGGTCACTCCCAAGGACCAGTTCGTCAACGATTTCGCCGTCGATCCCGTCCACCGGCGCATATTCATCAGCGATCCGGCGGGCGGGGCGGACGCGGCGCTGATCGTGGTCGATGTGGAAACCGGCGCGGCGCGGCGGGTTTTGCAGGGTCATCCCTCCGTGGTGCCGGAGAATGTCGATTTGGTCATCGACGGGAAGCCCTTGCAGGTCAAGGACGCCCAGGGTCATTGGGTCCGGCCTCACATCGGCGTCAACCCGATCACCGAGGATTTACAAAACGAGTGGGTTTATTTCGGTCCCATGCACGGCCATGGCCTGTACCGGATCAAAGCCGCCGACCTGGCCGACGACCAGCTACCGCCCGAAACCTTGAGCCAACGGGTCGAGCGCTATGCCGACAAGCCCATTTCCGATGGCATCAGCATCGACCGCGACGGCAATATCTATCTTGGCGAATTGGCGGAAAACGCCATCGGGGTCATCACCCCGGATCGGAAATACCGGCGGCTCAGCCAGTGCCCGAACCTGTCCTGGGTGGACTCCTTCAGCTTCGGCCCGCAGGGCTGGCTGTACGCCGTGGTCAACAAGCTGCACCAGTCGGCTCCCTTGAACGGCGGCGAGAACCTCTCCAAGCCGCCGTATTTCCTCATCCAGACCAAACCTTTGGCCTTTGGTCAAGCGGGCCGGTAA
- a CDS encoding sialidase family protein — MSYPVIDGLFKVRSLDVVAEAGAIHALLAGRFAQRPADTLAYVVSRDSGKTWQPPVFVTGPDTTPVLARRGNDARLAVRGQRMVAVWQAQGELPGTGPLHSALSQDGGKTWRSGTNPASGDSTNNQSYPALALDTKGQAHLAWLDDRDEQGDAQGLRYTQSNDGGHHWQPETTLDPKVCTCCWNQLQVLPNRTVAVLYRDTEPHDMRLALRPPESARWRTDGAAVGDFSWHFTGCPHCGGSLAATRTPQGTTLHSLVWTGRETAPGLYYLNSTNAGKTWSAPLRVGDGDSYGGDIAAISATKLALAFTKHTDQGSPVYAMRSRDGGRHWSEPLVLTPPDTEADHPRIVATESGFRVFWTEARPGGGKTWALADFPI, encoded by the coding sequence GTGAGTTATCCGGTCATCGACGGTTTGTTCAAGGTCCGCAGCCTCGATGTCGTGGCCGAGGCTGGAGCGATCCATGCGCTGCTAGCCGGCCGGTTCGCCCAAAGACCAGCCGATACCCTGGCCTATGTGGTTTCGCGCGATAGCGGCAAAACTTGGCAGCCTCCAGTGTTCGTGACCGGTCCCGACACAACCCCGGTCCTCGCCCGGCGCGGCAACGATGCCCGCCTAGCGGTACGAGGGCAAAGGATGGTCGCGGTCTGGCAGGCCCAAGGTGAATTGCCCGGCACCGGTCCTTTGCACAGCGCCCTATCCCAGGACGGCGGCAAGACCTGGCGATCCGGCACGAACCCAGCCAGCGGCGACAGTACAAACAACCAAAGCTATCCCGCCCTGGCCTTGGATACGAAAGGCCAAGCGCATCTGGCCTGGCTGGACGACCGCGATGAGCAAGGCGATGCCCAAGGACTCCGCTACACGCAATCCAACGATGGCGGGCACCATTGGCAACCGGAAACCACCTTGGACCCAAAGGTCTGTACTTGTTGCTGGAACCAGCTACAGGTCTTGCCGAACCGAACCGTGGCGGTACTGTACCGCGACACCGAGCCGCACGACATGCGGCTGGCTCTGCGCCCGCCCGAATCCGCCCGCTGGCGGACGGATGGCGCGGCGGTGGGCGACTTCTCTTGGCATTTCACCGGCTGTCCCCATTGCGGCGGCAGCTTGGCCGCGACCCGGACTCCCCAAGGGACCACATTGCACAGCTTGGTCTGGACCGGGCGGGAAACCGCGCCCGGCTTGTATTACCTGAATTCGACCAACGCCGGAAAAACCTGGTCAGCGCCCCTGCGGGTGGGCGACGGTGATAGCTACGGCGGCGATATCGCGGCGATCTCGGCCACCAAACTAGCCCTGGCCTTCACCAAGCACACCGACCAGGGCAGTCCGGTCTACGCCATGCGCTCCCGCGACGGGGGCCGCCATTGGTCCGAACCCCTGGTCCTGACCCCACCCGACACCGAAGCCGACCATCCCAGGATAGTGGCGACCGAATCGGGATTCCGGGTGTTCTGGACCGAAGCCCGGCCCGGCGGCGGCAAAACCTGGGCGCTGGCCGATTTCCCAATCTGA
- a CDS encoding copper resistance CopC family protein has product MFKRILLALAFLGMFPTAHAHAILVKAQPEKEAVLALPPAEVLLTFNDAVGEEFLALAVIDAAGKRVDKHDARLDFTDHSHLRASVEPLPPGQYVVRYRVLSADGHVVSGKYSFQIKTP; this is encoded by the coding sequence ATGTTCAAACGAATCCTTCTAGCGCTGGCGTTCCTGGGCATGTTCCCCACCGCCCACGCCCATGCCATCCTGGTGAAAGCTCAACCCGAAAAAGAGGCGGTCCTAGCCCTGCCCCCGGCGGAAGTGTTACTGACCTTCAACGACGCCGTGGGCGAGGAATTCCTGGCTCTCGCGGTCATCGACGCGGCTGGCAAGCGGGTGGACAAGCACGACGCCCGATTGGACTTCACCGACCATTCCCATCTCCGCGCCTCGGTGGAACCGCTTCCGCCCGGCCAATACGTCGTGAGATACCGGGTACTTTCCGCCGACGGCCATGTGGTCAGCGGCAAGTACTCCTTCCAAATCAAAACCCCCTGA
- a CDS encoding ABC transporter ATP-binding protein: protein MIEALDLRFGYPGFALHIPEFRVGSGEKLAIIGPSGAGKTTLLKLISGIVRAESGQLRVDGAELRALGEGARRDFRARRVGFVFQELELLDYLDLFDNIVHAYRVNPSLRLDRAVCGRARALAEEVGLGAKLGRMPHQLSQGERQRAAVCRALLPEPGLILADEATGNLDPANKVRVLDLLFRAAERRGASLLAVTHDHELLPRFDRVVDFTRLTAGGG from the coding sequence ATGATCGAAGCCTTGGATTTGCGCTTCGGCTATCCCGGCTTCGCGCTGCATATCCCGGAATTCCGGGTCGGGTCGGGCGAGAAACTCGCCATCATCGGTCCTAGCGGCGCGGGCAAGACCACCCTGCTCAAGTTGATCTCCGGCATCGTGCGGGCCGAATCCGGCCAGCTCCGGGTCGATGGCGCGGAGTTGCGGGCGCTGGGCGAAGGGGCACGGCGGGATTTCCGGGCGCGGCGGGTCGGTTTCGTGTTCCAGGAATTGGAATTGCTGGACTATCTCGACCTGTTCGACAACATCGTCCACGCCTACCGGGTCAATCCCTCGCTCAGGCTGGACCGGGCGGTGTGCGGACGCGCCCGCGCCCTGGCGGAGGAGGTCGGCCTGGGCGCGAAACTCGGGCGGATGCCGCATCAACTTTCGCAGGGCGAGCGCCAACGCGCCGCCGTATGCCGGGCCTTGCTGCCGGAACCGGGCCTGATCCTGGCCGATGAGGCCACCGGCAACCTCGACCCGGCCAACAAGGTCCGCGTTCTCGACCTATTGTTCCGCGCCGCCGAACGCCGTGGCGCGAGCCTCCTGGCCGTGACCCACGACCATGAATTGCTGCCACGCTTCGACCGCGTGGTCGATTTCACCCGGTTGACGGCGGGGGGCGGATGA
- a CDS encoding ABC transporter permease: protein MHDVYLAWRYLRHHKVRSLILIACLSLLMGLPLGLHRLLDEGEKRMTARAEATPLLVGAQGSAVDLTLNALYFTAAATPIAMREVERIAATGWADPLPIYARFKVRGQPLVGVELDYFDYRGLVPERGAMLALLGDCVLGADAAAALKLGPGDSLLTTPDNLFDLAGIYPLKLHVVGVLGKSHSPDDQAVFVDLQTAWVIEGLGHGHAGQPSSPAGAGPFAEAEARAQAKLVTYTEITPDNLDSFHFHGDPADYPISAIIAVAHDARSATLLRGRYLAPDDTAQIVQPLKITQGLLQNIFRVGALFDAVSLWVGAATLSALGLVFALSLRLRRGELHTIFLLGCGRLTVLRLLAAEIVLLLLASGSVCLLGLEVLHRHAGDLMRRFFIS from the coding sequence ATGCACGATGTCTATCTCGCTTGGCGCTACCTGCGCCACCACAAAGTCCGCAGCCTGATCCTGATCGCCTGCCTCAGCCTGCTGATGGGCCTGCCGTTGGGCTTGCACCGACTGCTGGACGAGGGCGAAAAGCGCATGACCGCCCGCGCCGAAGCCACGCCGCTCCTGGTCGGGGCCCAGGGCAGTGCGGTGGACCTGACCTTGAACGCGCTGTATTTCACCGCCGCCGCCACGCCCATCGCCATGCGTGAAGTGGAACGGATCGCCGCCACCGGCTGGGCCGATCCCTTGCCGATCTACGCCCGCTTCAAGGTGCGCGGCCAACCCCTGGTCGGCGTGGAACTGGATTATTTCGATTATCGCGGCCTGGTCCCGGAACGCGGCGCGATGTTGGCGCTGCTGGGCGATTGCGTGCTGGGCGCGGACGCGGCGGCGGCGTTGAAACTCGGTCCCGGCGACAGCCTCCTGACCACGCCCGACAACCTGTTCGACCTGGCCGGTATCTATCCCCTGAAGCTGCATGTGGTGGGCGTGCTGGGCAAGAGCCACAGCCCGGACGACCAGGCCGTGTTCGTGGATTTGCAGACCGCCTGGGTGATCGAGGGACTGGGCCATGGCCACGCCGGGCAGCCATCCAGCCCGGCGGGCGCGGGACCGTTCGCGGAGGCCGAGGCCCGCGCCCAGGCCAAGCTGGTCACTTATACCGAAATCACCCCGGACAACCTGGATTCCTTCCATTTCCATGGCGATCCGGCGGACTATCCCATCAGCGCGATCATCGCCGTGGCCCACGATGCCCGCTCGGCCACCCTGCTACGCGGGCGCTACCTCGCCCCGGACGATACCGCGCAGATTGTCCAGCCGCTCAAGATCACCCAGGGCTTGTTGCAGAACATCTTCCGGGTGGGCGCCTTGTTCGACGCGGTGTCGCTGTGGGTGGGGGCGGCGACGCTGTCGGCCCTGGGGCTGGTGTTCGCCCTGTCGCTGCGCCTCCGCCGGGGCGAACTGCATACCATCTTCCTGCTCGGCTGTGGACGGCTGACGGTGTTGCGCTTGCTCGCCGCCGAGATCGTCTTGCTCCTGCTCGCCAGCGGCTCGGTCTGCCTGCTCGGGTTGGAAGTCCTCCACCGTCATGCCGGCGATTTGATGCGCCGGTTCTTTATTTCCTGA
- a CDS encoding metal ABC transporter substrate-binding protein, whose amino-acid sequence MSFRFALLARYGFALCLWFLCAALARADAGRLKIVATNYPLAYFAERLVGDRAAVEFPVPAADTDPAYWEPKAKGVAALQKADLILLNGADYEKWLSRVSLSKLKQVNTSAAFKDRYIHTEGVVVHSHGPGGTHAHAGTVYTTWLDFEQAALQAQAVAEAIAKKRPEWKSLVMENLAGLKADLLALDADLRSAAAAQPNKSWLAFHPMYDYLGRRYGFDIASVHWDTDEMPPPQEWEALKHTLAGHPAKWMLWEAAPLAEVAAQLKAMGVASVVFDLCGNRPREGDFLTVMRANVENLKAALR is encoded by the coding sequence ATGTCCTTTCGCTTTGCGCTCCTGGCGCGGTATGGCTTCGCGCTGTGCCTGTGGTTCCTCTGCGCGGCCCTGGCGCGGGCCGACGCGGGCCGCTTGAAGATCGTCGCCACCAATTATCCCCTGGCCTATTTCGCCGAGCGCCTGGTCGGCGACCGCGCCGCCGTGGAGTTTCCCGTGCCGGCCGCCGACACCGATCCGGCGTACTGGGAACCCAAGGCCAAGGGCGTGGCCGCGCTGCAAAAGGCCGATTTGATCCTGCTCAACGGGGCCGACTACGAAAAATGGCTGTCCCGCGTCAGCTTGTCCAAGCTCAAGCAAGTCAACACTTCCGCCGCCTTCAAAGACCGCTATATCCACACCGAGGGCGTCGTCGTCCACAGCCACGGACCCGGCGGCACCCATGCCCATGCGGGGACCGTCTATACCACCTGGCTGGACTTCGAGCAGGCGGCGCTCCAGGCCCAGGCCGTGGCCGAGGCCATCGCCAAGAAGCGCCCGGAATGGAAAAGCCTAGTGATGGAGAACCTCGCGGGGCTCAAGGCCGACCTCCTGGCCTTGGACGCCGATTTGCGCAGCGCCGCCGCCGCCCAGCCCAACAAGTCCTGGCTGGCCTTCCATCCGATGTACGATTATCTGGGGCGGCGCTATGGTTTCGATATCGCCAGTGTGCATTGGGATACGGACGAGATGCCGCCGCCGCAGGAATGGGAGGCGCTCAAGCATACCCTGGCGGGACATCCGGCCAAGTGGATGCTGTGGGAGGCCGCGCCCTTGGCCGAGGTCGCCGCCCAACTCAAGGCGATGGGGGTGGCAAGCGTGGTGTTCGATCTTTGCGGCAACCGTCCACGGGAAGGGGATTTCCTGACGGTGATGCGTGCGAACGTGGAGAACCTGAAGGCGGCGTTGCGCTGA